The genome window attattattattaatttctttacCTGGCATAATTGCtaagatctctctctccctctgtgtgtgtgtgttccacatattcatttttcctttcatcTATTACTAACACTATTTCCTCTGGAATCATGCATAGACTGCAGTCTTTACAGAAGCCACATGTTAATCATAAGACCAAACCCCATCCTGGAGGGAGGGCCGGGATAAAAAATACTCCCAAACCTTTTTAAATTAGTACTCTTCCTAAACCAATCTACAATACCCTAAAACCAACACATCATTGATCCTTCACGTTGACCAAGACAGATTTAAAATTTGCCCCCAGTTCTCTCCTCCCTCCCCTCTCCAGGCCGGAAAAATCCCTATATACAATACAAACATGGAAGTGATACAAATTGAGATCAAACAGAAGGTGGGTGTCATCTGTGTACAACAGCAAGAAACAATTCCTATTTCTAGAAACCTTGAACTCAATAAAGTGCCccttctttctccaaaaaaaaaaaaaaaaaaaaaaagtgccctTTATAGCACTATCTACCCAATGCTGATGTAATCTGATAAAAGCCCACTGGACAAAGCCTGGGAACTCCCAAATGGTCTATTGGCATGCAGACATGAGAAACTACAAGAGACTGAAGAAATGCACAAGGACATCACATCTGTTTAACTCTTCCTACCTCAATACCTTGCAACACAAATCAGGAAATTTGAATTGGCAGGAAATTTGAGTGCCCAAGATTTGTCGGCATTGTCTTTCTAGACTTTAGAGTTAGACTGAAAGAATTCAGGAATAGTTAGCAAATTATTTTTACGTGTATATgaataaattacaacttacctatgaataaattacaacttacctatGTGTGATTTAACCGAAATTTAAATTACTTATatgtgatttaaaatttgacactttacccacctgaagtttaatcaaaatttaagttgttaaCTTGTGATTTAAAATCCCATAATGCAAGTGTtctgtttgggttttttttttatatcttatttgatcttgtattttttatgttttttttttttttttttgtgtttttgagttaCTGAATTTTAACTAAGTTAATCTCAGGTGggtaaaatgttaaattttaaattatatgtagGCAATTTAAATTTCGGCCAAATCATAAGTGAGTAAGTTATAATTtgctatttttaaaaagatgaaaGTTATTTTGCTAAgatatatactttttttctaTCTACACAAATGAGGTGATTTTTATTCTAGATAGTTTAATGTTGAAAAGAGGAGATATTTGTTTATCACATGTGGACATTAGCACTTTCCTTCGTTTTCAGCAACCAAAcgaaaaatgaaacaaaatccagaaaaagaaaatgccaATAAGAAAGGAGAACCCAACCCAATTGCCAATTAACCAAATGAATGCATTACAAATagaacaaaaaatcaaagagagaaaataacgtaacagagaaagagaagagtgTTTACCTGTGTGAATGTGAAGTAGAGGAAGATTGTTCACTTAATAATAGATTCAACCCAGCAACTCTAAATCAATCTAACAACTTCAGTCTTTTCGTCTTCCTGCTTCCCTgttctttgttttgttattaGTATTCAGCCTTTTTTCCCCACTCTAGGTAAACTTAACAACATGTTGTCAAAGAGTTGAACCAGGGACGAAGCCAGGACTTATATATAAGGATCGACTTTGCTGGTGGTTGTGTATGGTGGCTTAGTGACTAGGAAGGCGTTTGGATTGTGTTTGCGTTTTCACGCAGACgtgttttagcctttttttttttttttttttttaaccagcgcctattgcactgttcatgggacatgaataGTATAAATAGGCAAATGAACAATGTTTTTGGTGTGAACAGTAAtctgaaaattatttttttattgttttcagttttcagtaaaataagagATATCCAAACACACCTTAAGGTGTctttttttatgactttgatGCTTGTTGTTAGGTAAGgacaattattttgtttgaaatttttttaaaggttgggttgtttgttttgggtaaaattggttgattaaacttaattttttttagtttcactattggtaattttttttgttaggctaatttttttgggcttatatattttgtattaatttttaaatttatagatttttatatggtttttaaaaagaagaaaatgggagagctacaattttttttacaaaatactaATATAATGAGTGGTtagtagtaagtaaaaaaattgagtaaattGTGGGTTTAGATacgaaccaataagaatttgctacctcaagagtttataaaaatattgtagaaaattttttggttataaCATCACTCTTAAAAGAACTAATAATATTACTAAAAGGGTGAAGTCTAATTTTATAgaagaaaattgctaaagaTTAATACCTGgtatatattctttttctttttcttttttaaagaaaaaattgggaGGGGCGATTGCTCCCAAGTCAAAGGCCACCTCTGTCCCTGAACAATGGCTTTTGGCTACCTCTATCCCTGAACAATGGCTTTTGGTATTGTCGAAGAGttgaacaatgagattaaagtTATGCCCCCATTAAAGTCTCCAATTAgcattaattaattgttttcttttaaatgatGTTGGCATATTCTAGCCATAGATTTACCTCATACCAATCCAGACCAAGAAACTGACTCCATTTATCCCAACAAAGGTCAAGCACTTTGTGTCGAGGGAATGTACGTACCAAAATTCTTCCAAcaagaaagaatttgagaagCCGAGTGGTGGAGATTGAAGCATCATGCGGCATTTACCACTGCAGGATGAAACTACATTTCATATCTTGTGGCAATGCCCTTTAGCAACGAATACATCATCATCGACGAAGGAAACTTTTCATAACTGGAGCAAGGATTCACAAAGAGATTTTGCAGCCTTCCTTGAACAAGTTAACACTAAATGCGGGGATAAATAGTTTGAGCAATGGTTTTGATGCTAACATGGGCAATATGGGTTGCTAGGAATAGAGATTTGTTTCCAACTACAGGAGTACAAACAAGCCAATATAGGCGGGCCATCATTCAAGGTGACCTCAGTCCAAATGAAGAACAAGTGTAGGTCCTTTTTAACGCATGCATTGTGGTAGTGTGTAACAAGCCTATAGCGCAAGTAGTATGACCCTgttgtgttttgtatttgtttACCCTTATAAAGTTTCAATGATAATAAATTTCTATACAAAATAGGAAGTAGAATTATGAAAATACAACCTGACATGTCTTTGAGCCCCTtggcaacaacaacaacttctTACTaatcttcaattcttcttctatAGTCAAATTATTATGAGATTTTATACTAAACACACTTAAAACGCTTGCATTCTGCAACAAATACTTCACCAGCTTGTACTCACCTTTCTGCCCCTGAAATtgccaaattaatattttcttgagACAAGACAACAAGCAACGAGGAACCCACTCAGGTTGATCCCGCCGGCAATCTCCTCCCCGCTCATGTACAAGTCCCTaagcaaaatagaaaaaccaaGTTTCAGAATTACTGCTTATCAGCCAGATCGAACTAATCAGATACAAACTCACCATTGGAAAGTAGAGAGCTAGTAGGTTAGGCAAGCTTTTGAGCAAGTCCGGCAAGAACTGCCATCCAGAATGTTTGTTAATGCTCAGCTTCAAATGGCTCACATTATGTAACGTAGGCAGGTTGCAATCTGATAACTTGAGAACCTTCAAGCAACAAAGATTAATAttcaatagagagagagagaaaaagattttATAATGATCAATGATTTAATATAAGAGTTAGGAAAGCTAACCTCCATATAATCGCCAGTTAAATGCAAGATTTTGACCTCACAAATACCTTTCATTAGTTCCAGTTGTCTTTGACCATAGTAAGCATAGCCTTTTTGTTCCAACTTTGGAGTGCTTAATTCAACATGCAATTGAGCTTCAGTTAGTGACTTTAGATTCTTTAAATCATACCCTTCTGCCACAAAATCATACAATCTAAAGTACTCAAGGGCTGGAGTATCAATGATAATCTTGTACTCACAGAACTCCGTACTATATTCATCTTCTATAGCACATTCAATGGTCAAATGCTTCAATATAGGGGCAGAAATCTTAAAGCAACGTATTCTTTTCATTCCGCATTTCACTATAGACAGTTCTTCTAGCACAGGGCAGCTAGAAAATAACTTATGAGTTGAGTCATCATCTGAAAATTCAATTGAATTCAGATGGAGAGTCCTGAGACTTGGTAAAAGTACGGAAGCAGGAACATTGAGCACAAATTTTGTTCCTAGTTTAAGGTACACCAGTGATATAGATGTAAAAAGGCCACAATATAGAGAGTATTTAGAGTTTCTCATGGGGAAACAGAGATCAAGCTCTTGAACTTTACCACACACTGCACTGCAAATCCATGCATTCAATTGCGAGGGTTCATAGTCTTGACCACATTTCAAATGAAACCTGTGTATAAATGGTGCATTGTGTAGTTTAAGCACTCTATTCACAAAACTTGAGAAGCTCACTCTCAAATCTTGTGTTGATTTACTGCAAGGCTTTCTTCCATGTAACAATAACTCATCATCAAAGTCCAAATTGGGTACTGAAGACCAAAGATTCTTCCACGTGGTGGATAAAATGGATGTTCCCACCGCATATTTTGTTGGAAGAAAAGATAGGATGTGGCAAAGCACTTTGTACGGTAATCTGTTGATTCCATCTTTCTCTTCCTTATCTCTATGACAAACCCTGTCTTCGGCTTCTTGGACTATGGCTTTCTTAAAAATGTTGTGGCTAATTGTGGAAATACTGCCCTTGTATTCCGCCACTCCCCACTTTCTTCCAAGgccctaaaaaaaatcaactatgTTTTTGAAATACTGCCTATCAGCAAGGACTAATCAAATACAAACTCAAAGTCGAGAGCATGTATGTTAGACACACTTTTGAGTCGGTTTGACAGAAACTACCATCCAATATGTTtgataacaataacaataacaaaaactaaGTTTCAAAAATAGTGCTTGTTAGTGAAGACTAATCAAATACAAACTCACCTCTCCAAAGTCGAGAGCTTGTATGTTAATTACACTTTTGATTCGGTTCAACAGAAACTGTCATCCAATATGTTagataacaataacaaaaacaaaaactaagtttCAGAAATAATGCTTATTAGTGAAGACTAATCAAATACAAACTCACCTCTCTTAAGGCGAGAGCTACGTTAGGCACAATTCTGCTTCGGTTCGATAGAAACTTCGACAGAAACTGCCATCCAATATGTTTGATAACAATTACAAaaaccaagtttcaaaaatagTGCTTAGTAGTGAAGACTTAATCTAATACAAACTCACCTCTCCAATATCAAGAGCTCGTATGTTAGGCACGCTTTTGAGTAGGTCCAGCAAAAACATACATCCAACAAGTTTGTTAGCATTTACCTCCAAATGGCTCACATTATGCAGTGTAGGCAGGTTGCTACCCGATAACATGAGAGccttcattcattaaaaaaaatacttgtcaAATCAACAAATCTTGAAAGGTGTCCTGTTTAATCATATTAAGTAATGAGAAATGAGTAGTGCACACAACTAAGTGTATACATATCACACACAAATTGCAATTTACAAGGGAACTCGTGACTTTAAGTCACTATTAGAGTGTGTGTAATAGACACTACTCTTAACTCTTAAGTAATTGACTAGCATACTGAAAGAGAGCCAGAGAGAAGATTTTAAAAGGACAAAATGTAAGTGTTAGGAAAGCTAACCTCCATAGAATCACCAGTTAGATGCAAGACCTTGACATTATGAATACCTTTGATTAGCTCCAGTACTTTTTGACCATAATAAGTACGATCCCTTTGTTCTATCCTTCGAGTGCTTAAATCCAAATGCACTTGAGCTTCAATTAGTGACTTTGGATTCTTAAAATGATACCCTTCTGCTACATAATCATATAGTCTAAGGTATTCAAGTTTTGGAGCatcaataacaattttataCCCACAGAATTCTGTAGCATATTTATTATCTAATATAGCACATTCCATGGCCAAACACTTGAGTGCATGGGCAGAAATGTTAAAACAACGAATGTTTTTTATTCCACATTCCTCTATAAACAGTTGTTCTAGCACAGGGCAACTTGAAATGAGCTTATGCGTAGAAGCATCATCTGAAAATTCAATTGAGTTCAGATGGAGAGTCCTGAGGCTTGGTAAAAGTACAGAAGCAGGAACATTAAGCACAAAGTTAGTGCCTAGTTTTAGGTAAACCAGTGATTCTGATCTAAAAAGATCACCATGCACAGTGAGGACACAAAGATCAAGCTTTTGTACATAACGCCGAAGTGCTTGGTAAATCCATGCATTGACATGTGAGGATTCATAATTTTGAGCACATTTCAAACGAAACCAATGTAGGCGTGGTGCATTGTGTAGAATGAGCACTCTATCCACAAAACTTGAGAAGCTCACTCTCAAATCTCCTACTGGTTTATTGAGAAGGTTTTCTTCATGTAACAATAAGCTATCCTCCAAGTCTAAAATGGGGACTAAAGCCCAAATATTCTTCCACTTGGTGGATAAAACAGAAGTTGCCACTGCATGTTTTGTTGGAAGAAATGAGAGGATGTGACAAAGTACTTTGCATGGTAAATTGCTGATCCTATCTTCCTTTTCGCGGACTATGACTCCCTTCAAAATGTTCAGGCGTCTTGAGGAAACACCACCCTGATATTTTATTTGCCTATTGCTTTTCACAGAATAAGAAATTCTCTGGCGTTTTGAGTTTGATTCCATTGTTTCTTATACTTACCGACAGTATGATTTAGTTGCTGAGAAAACAAAAGACAAGCAGTTAGAACTTATACATCATTACTTGGGATACAATATTACACTTAGTCACAATTTAATATTATTGAGATGAGCTCTCAAATACAAGGGCACAAACAAAACATGAAAAGATCAGATTCTAATATCGTGCTTTATGTATTGTACTCTGTTAAACCACAAGCATCCTGCCACGAAGATCAACAATCTAAAAACATAGATTATTATATTGCTCTAGCAGCCATTTTGAGACCTAACCTAACAAGTATATAATAGGGAATATTTTAACCTTGGTAACTTGGGGGACCAAAGTATAGCcattttcattctcaaaaaaaaaaaaaaaaaa of Quercus lobata isolate SW786 chromosome 8, ValleyOak3.0 Primary Assembly, whole genome shotgun sequence contains these proteins:
- the LOC115956397 gene encoding uncharacterized protein LOC115956397 — encoded protein: MESNSKRQRISYSVKSNRQIKYQGGVSSRRLNILKGVIVREKEDRISNLPCKVLCHILSFLPTKHAVATSVLSTKWKNIWALVPILDLEDSLLLHEENLLNKPVGDLRVSFSSFVDRVLILHNAPRLHWFRLKCAQNYESSHVNAWIYQALRRYVQKLDLCVLTVHGDLFRSESLVYLKLGTNFVLNVPASVLLPSLRTLHLNSIEFSDDASTHKLISSCPVLEQLFIEECGIKNIRCFNISAHALKCLAMECAILDNKYATEFCGYKIVIDAPKLEYLRLYDYVAEGYHFKNPKSLIEAQVHLDLSTRRIEQRDRTYYGQKVLELIKGIHNVKVLHLTGDSMEALMLSGSNLPTLHNVSHLEVNANKLVGCMFLLDLLKSVPNIRALDIGEFLLNRIKSVINIQALDFGEGLGRKWGVAEYKGSISTISHNIFKKAIVQEAEDRVCHRDKEEKDGINRLPYKVLCHILSFLPTKYAVGTSILSTTWKNLWSSVPNLDFDDELLLHGRKPCSKSTQDLRVSFSSFVNRVLKLHNAPFIHRFHLKCGQDYEPSQLNAWICSAVCGKVQELDLCFPMRNSKYSLYCGLFTSISLVYLKLGTKFVLNVPASVLLPSLRTLHLNSIEFSDDDSTHKLFSSCPVLEELSIVKCGMKRIRCFKISAPILKHLTIECAIEDEYSTEFCEYKIIIDTPALEYFRLYDFVAEGYDLKNLKSLTEAQLHVELSTPKLEQKGYAYYGQRQLELMKGICEVKILHLTGDYMEVLKLSDCNLPTLHNVSHLKLSINKHSGWQFLPDLLKSLPNLLALYFPMGLVHERGGDCRRDQPEWVPRCLLSCLKKILIWQFQGQKGEYKLVKYLLQNASVLSVFSIKSHNNLTIEEELKISKKLLLLPRGSKTCQVVFS